A genome region from Pristis pectinata isolate sPriPec2 chromosome 4, sPriPec2.1.pri, whole genome shotgun sequence includes the following:
- the crebrf gene encoding CREB3 regulatory factor, whose protein sequence is MPQPNVSGMDPPFGDAFRNRTFSDQALTSTDLLGNNSDPDFIYELDREMTCTHSSRDDPVTLEDCKDMDILEPLNELLDSDPSYTSNWEQWDTCWEDLTKYTKLTSYDIWGTKEVDFLGLDDFSSPYQNEEVISRTPTLAQLNCEDSQPVLDSLYHPDLLKSLNQNSLASSLAGKKLAANRATPPVSSARSPCIDACLPETTQKIARSISSNASLDSSNKLQTLNSKTSSVHVDNKDFVKKAKVWINPISIGKSTLGATQVTHSNLPDNSCCSDIGATPRKLEKKSAESLYPNKIPTVFKESNDLYTPTETAEILSPPVSDHTQKKEEHNYSLFVSDGVNEQSPSIEQEAEDDDEDEDDDEDHDEGFGSEHEYSDNEEDEDDEEEEDKDDDVSDTFSEPGYENDTVDDVKDTLTGISRKRSKRRYFWEYSEQLIPPPKQDRMLKPSEWDRDTLPSNMYQKNGLQHGKYLVKKSRRTDVEDLTPNPRKLLQIGNELRKLNKVISDLTPVSELPLTARPRSRKEKNKLASRACRLKKKAQYEANKVKLWGLNTEYDHLLYVINSIKQEIVSRVQSQGEKESSSMLEKLENLLNKTLGTMVAGQTSDFVNQVLEKTGEGDPTGGLEGLRVPTSKV, encoded by the exons ATGCCGCAG CCCAATGTTAGCGGAATGGATCCTCCATTTGGGGATGCCTTTCGTAACCGCACATTTTCGGATCAGGCCTTaaccagcacagatttgttgggGAATAACTCAGATCCTGATTTCATATATGAACTG GATAGAGAAATGACTTgcactcacagctccagagatgaTCCTGTGACTTTGGAAGACTGTAAAGATATGGACATTTTAGAGCCTTTAAATGAGCTACTAGATTCAGATCCTTCCTACACTTCAAACTGGGAGCAATGGGACACATGCTGGGAAGACTTAACAAAATATACCAAATTAACTAGCTATGATATTTGGGGAACCAAGGAAGTGGATTTCCTTGGGCTAGACGATTTTTCCAGTCCTTACCAAAATGAAGAAGTCATCAGCAGAACTCCTACCTTGGCCCAGCTTAATTGTGAAGATTCGCAACCTGTTTTAGATTCATTGTATCATCCCGATTTACTAAAAAGTTTAAATCAGAATTCATTAGCCTCTTCTCTGGCTGGtaaaaaacttgcagcaaatAGGGCAACACCTCCAGTGTCATCTGCCAGAAGTCCCTGTATAGATGCCTGCTTGCCTGAGACAACTCAAAAAATAGCCAGATCAATTTCTTCAAATGCATCTCTGGACAGCAGCAACAAACTACAAACACTTAACAGCAAAACAAGTTCTGTTCACGTGGATAACAAAGACTTTGTTAAGAAAGCCAAAGTCTGGATTAATCCCATTTCAATTGGTAAATCAACCTTGGGTGCTACCCAAGTTACCCACAGCAACTTACCAGACAATTCCTGTTGTAGTGATATTGGAGCAACACCCAGGAAACTGGAGAAAAAGAGTGCCGAAAGTCTATACCCAAATAAAATACCCACAGTATTCAAAGAAAGTAATGACCTATATACTCCAACTGAAACAGCTGAAATATTATCACCACCTGTTTCTGATCACACCCAGAAAAAGGAAGAGCATAATTATTCTTTGTTTGTTTCTGATGGTGTGAATGAACAGTCTCCTAGTATTGAACAGGAGGCAGAAGACGATGATGAGGATGAAGACGATGATGAGGACCATGATGAAGGATTTGGTAGTGAGCATGAGTACAGTGATAATGaggaagatgaagatgatgaagagGAGGAAGACAAGGATGATGATGTCAGTGATACCTTCTCTGAACCAG GATATGAAAATGACACAGTCGATGATGTGAAAGACACATTAACTGGCATTTCCAGAAAAAGGAGCAAAAGAAGATACTTCTGGGAGTACAGTGAACAACTGATACCACCACCTAAACAAGATCGAATGTTAAAGCCTTCTGAATGGGATAGAGATACATTGCCCAGTAATATGTATCAGAAAAATGGTTTACAGCATG GAAAATATTTAGTGAAGAAATCTCGCAGAACGGATGTTGAAGATTTGACTCCAAATCCAAGAAAATTACTACAGATTGGAAATGAACTTAGAAAATTAAACAAGGTGATTAGTGATCTGACACCTGTAAGTGAACTGCCATTAACTGCCAGACCAAGATCCAGAAAAGAGAAGAACAAACTAGCATCCAG GGCTTGTCGCCTAAAGAAAAAGGCTCAATATGAAGCTAATAAAGTTAAGCTGTGGGGTCTCAACACAGAATATG ATCACCTACTTTATGTGATTAATTCAATTAAACAGGAAATAGTAAGTCGAGTACAGAGTCAGGGGGAAAAGGAAAGCAGCAGCATGCTAGAAAAACTTGAAAATCTCTTAAACAAAACACTTG